Proteins encoded by one window of Bacteroidia bacterium:
- a CDS encoding T9SS type A sorting domain-containing protein, whose product MSGIFIPESQSMARQYLFQVLSSNDSLLASDTLFLNFYNEMLAEAEGQLQEVERRFETYGKMDSIFAPMLQNIDSLTNLYNYYIEHFDEMRDSIEQSGINPDSLREQWIFHIENLDVTRVNIVMQHNAVISGEMYEGELTNNITNGDEQNETNSTQMNELFIQLEEASYTNVNELYAQLMNIAEQCPYYGGEAVYRARSVLELVNDSLVYNDDVNCLQYGIYRQGVIADENKNAVIIVKPNPANEYVFVKVLCNDDEKFAAEISDAYGRIVYKDDLSCNKENKIITRELKQGIYTLLVKTTQGNKTYKIAIIR is encoded by the coding sequence ATGAGCGGTATTTTTATTCCCGAAAGCCAGAGCATGGCAAGGCAGTATTTGTTTCAGGTATTGTCAAGCAACGACAGCTTGCTTGCAAGCGACACGTTGTTTTTGAATTTTTACAATGAAATGTTAGCGGAGGCAGAAGGACAGTTGCAGGAAGTGGAAAGAAGGTTTGAAACCTACGGTAAAATGGATTCCATTTTTGCGCCCATGCTGCAAAATATTGATTCGCTGACTAACCTGTACAATTATTACATTGAGCATTTTGATGAAATGCGTGATTCCATTGAGCAGTCTGGAATAAATCCCGATTCCTTGCGCGAACAATGGATTTTTCACATAGAGAATTTGGATGTTACAAGAGTAAACATTGTTATGCAGCACAACGCTGTTATATCGGGCGAAATGTATGAAGGGGAATTAACCAATAATATTACAAATGGAGATGAACAGAATGAAACAAACAGTACACAAATGAATGAACTGTTTATTCAATTGGAGGAAGCGAGTTACACTAACGTTAATGAATTATATGCACAGCTCATGAACATAGCCGAGCAATGCCCTTATTACGGTGGTGAGGCTGTATATCGTGCACGTTCAGTGTTAGAATTAGTGAATGATAGTTTGGTTTACAATGATGATGTTAATTGCTTGCAATACGGAATTTACAGACAGGGAGTGATTGCTGATGAAAATAAAAACGCTGTTATTATTGTTAAGCCCAACCCTGCAAATGAATATGTGTTTGTAAAAGTTCTTTGTAATGATGATGAAAAGTTTGCTGCTGAAATTTCTGATGCTTACGGACGTATAGTGTATAAAGATGATTTAAGTTGTAATAAAGAAAACAAAATCATTACAAGAGAATTAAAGCAGGGTATTTACACCTTGCTTGTTAAAACAACACAAGGAAACAAAACATATAAGATTGCAATTATCAGGTAA
- a CDS encoding T9SS type A sorting domain-containing protein — translation MKKLIIILSCVFFPSIINAQGRTHNFLIGYTTILDSFTTSPKGRLLFDSTSVSVIGETRKMAFRAAQGNISDENGNLLMVSNGCWIADATGDTMMNGGGLTPPGSFTNDWCDSFHGIPFPHSCVVLPYPDNPDKYILFHQTGDYNLGGDVATNLMYSEIDLSMNGGLGKVTFKSQILINEPLFPCVAACRHANGRDWWIIAFKEASNKVYKILLTPTGIDTIIPQFLNVPPASFNGGQPSFSRDGKKFVYADFWGNFGNVFHDVRLFDFDRCSGMFSNEKIIDISDSISGFGLSFSSDSRYLYASSFQHIFQMCVDSPNVAATKQIVATNDLYYSPYPPITTNFAFMYLAANGKIYISSGNGVVDYHYINYPDSADMASDVHLHDLHLPCYSGRGNVYHPNYYLGCDTTLGCTPCYTGINEIGQHDFKFSISPNPSNGNFKIVYLLPQNKSGILQIFDITGKEVYKQNVPPWSTMQYISLPKITSGVYQCVISSSNERVHKKLVVFKE, via the coding sequence ATGAAAAAGTTAATCATTATCCTGAGTTGTGTGTTCTTTCCATCAATAATAAATGCACAGGGAAGGACACACAATTTTCTAATTGGTTACACAACAATTCTTGACTCGTTTACAACTTCCCCAAAAGGAAGATTGTTATTTGATAGTACGTCTGTGAGTGTAATTGGCGAAACAAGAAAAATGGCTTTTCGTGCAGCGCAGGGAAATATATCAGATGAAAACGGAAATTTATTAATGGTAAGTAACGGCTGCTGGATAGCCGATGCCACAGGTGATACCATGATGAATGGAGGTGGGCTTACGCCACCCGGCAGCTTTACAAACGATTGGTGCGATTCATTTCATGGTATTCCGTTTCCTCATTCTTGTGTTGTGTTGCCGTACCCTGATAATCCTGATAAATATATTTTGTTTCATCAAACAGGCGATTATAACTTAGGCGGTGATGTTGCGACAAACCTGATGTATAGCGAAATTGATTTATCAATGAATGGCGGCTTAGGCAAAGTAACATTTAAAAGCCAGATTCTTATTAATGAACCGTTGTTTCCATGCGTTGCCGCTTGTCGCCATGCCAATGGTAGGGATTGGTGGATAATCGCATTTAAAGAGGCATCAAATAAAGTTTATAAAATTCTGCTTACGCCCACAGGCATTGACACCATTATTCCTCAATTTCTGAATGTTCCTCCTGCTTCATTCAATGGTGGACAGCCCTCATTCAGCCGCGATGGTAAAAAATTTGTCTATGCTGATTTTTGGGGAAATTTCGGGAATGTTTTTCACGATGTAAGGCTATTTGATTTTGACCGGTGTTCGGGAATGTTCAGTAATGAAAAAATTATTGATATATCTGATTCTATTTCGGGATTCGGTTTATCCTTTTCATCAGATTCAAGATATTTATACGCTTCATCGTTTCAACACATTTTTCAAATGTGCGTTGATTCTCCTAATGTGGCAGCTACAAAACAAATCGTTGCAACAAATGATTTATATTATTCTCCTTATCCACCCATAACAACAAATTTTGCATTTATGTATCTTGCCGCTAACGGCAAAATTTATATTTCATCAGGTAATGGTGTAGTGGATTATCACTATATCAACTATCCTGACAGCGCAGACATGGCATCTGATGTTCATTTACATGATTTGCATTTGCCCTGTTATTCAGGAAGGGGAAATGTTTATCATCCTAATTATTATTTAGGGTGTGATACTACGCTTGGCTGTACGCCATGTTATACAGGCATAAATGAAATAGGGCAGCATGATTTTAAATTTTCTATTTCACCCAACCCAAGCAATGGCAACTTCAAAATAGTTTATCTCTTACCACAGAACAAATCCGGCATACTTCAAATATTTGATATAACAGGTAAAGAAGTTTATAAACAAAATGTGCCACCGTGGAGTACCATGCAATACATCTCATTGCCAAAAATTACAAGCGGTGTTTATCAATGTGTGATTAGCAGTAGCAATGAAAGGGTGCATAAAAAGTTGGTTGTCTTTAAGGAGTAA
- the thiL gene encoding thiamine-phosphate kinase, giving the protein MFENANNRTELSSLGEFGLIRQLEKAVEINNKETLKGIGDDAAVVNLNNDENVQLITTDMLLEGVHFDLVYCPLKHLGYKAVVVNLSDIYAMNGQPKQIVVGLGLSNRFSLEAIEELFNGMLIACKHYGVDLIGGDTTSSRSGLVISVTAIGTAKKNDVVYRNSAQENDLICVSGDLGAAYLGLQLLNREKKVFLDSPGVQPDFQGNDYLLERQLKPEARKEIIEALKNTGVKPTAMIDISDGLASEIMHICTQSEKGCTIYEAKIPIDEKTFNLAREFNLDPTVCAMNGGEDYELLFTINQKDFEKINRVADISIIGHITAKEEGYYMLDKSDRKVALKAQGWDALKS; this is encoded by the coding sequence ATGTTTGAAAACGCAAACAACCGCACAGAGTTGAGTAGCTTAGGTGAGTTCGGACTTATCAGGCAACTGGAAAAGGCCGTTGAAATCAACAATAAAGAAACACTAAAAGGCATAGGTGATGATGCTGCTGTTGTTAACTTGAATAATGATGAAAATGTTCAGCTTATTACAACCGATATGCTACTCGAAGGTGTACACTTTGACCTTGTTTACTGTCCACTCAAACATTTAGGATATAAAGCTGTGGTAGTAAACCTGTCTGACATATACGCCATGAATGGACAACCCAAACAAATTGTTGTGGGTCTGGGATTGAGCAATCGCTTTTCACTCGAAGCCATTGAGGAGCTTTTTAACGGTATGTTGATTGCATGCAAACATTATGGTGTGGATTTGATTGGTGGCGACACTACCAGCAGCCGAAGTGGTTTGGTTATTTCAGTCACTGCCATAGGTACAGCAAAAAAAAATGATGTGGTTTACAGAAACAGTGCTCAGGAAAATGATTTGATTTGTGTTAGTGGTGACCTTGGTGCTGCATATTTAGGATTACAACTGCTGAACAGAGAAAAGAAAGTGTTTTTAGATAGTCCGGGAGTGCAACCCGATTTTCAGGGGAATGACTATTTACTTGAACGACAACTAAAGCCCGAAGCAAGAAAGGAGATAATTGAAGCATTGAAAAATACAGGAGTAAAACCCACTGCCATGATTGACATCAGTGATGGACTTGCTTCAGAAATTATGCATATTTGTACGCAGTCAGAAAAAGGTTGTACAATCTATGAAGCTAAAATTCCTATTGACGAAAAGACCTTTAATCTGGCTCGTGAATTTAATTTAGATCCAACAGTATGTGCCATGAACGGTGGTGAGGATTACGAACTGCTGTTTACTATCAACCAAAAAGATTTTGAAAAAATCAACAGAGTAGCTGACATATCTATTATCGGTCACATCACAGCTAAGGAAGAAGGTTATTATATGCTCGATAAATCTGACCGTAAAGTAGCTTTGAAAGCACAAGGCTGGGATGCATTAAAATCATAA
- a CDS encoding exodeoxyribonuclease III — MSQKNYRILCWNVNGIRAIWKKGFPEWLTKEMPDVLCLQETKAQPEQLDDEIKNFIGYKSYFFSAQKKGYSGVAIYTRREPLKVRYGLDDDSFDVEGRCIEMEFEDFVLYTAYFPNGGRGPERVKYKLDFYDSLFQRAENMRKKNKNIVICGDYNTAHKEIDLARPKENSKTTGFLPIEREWIDKIIDMKYVDIFREFNKETGQYTYWDQITRARDRNVGWRIDYYMISEELRKYVKSAPIHMNVMGSDHCPIELNLSF; from the coding sequence ATGAGTCAAAAAAACTACCGCATACTTTGCTGGAATGTAAACGGAATTCGTGCTATCTGGAAAAAAGGATTTCCTGAATGGTTAACAAAAGAAATGCCCGATGTACTATGTCTTCAGGAAACCAAGGCACAGCCAGAACAATTGGATGATGAAATAAAAAATTTCATTGGCTATAAAAGTTATTTCTTTTCTGCTCAGAAAAAAGGATATAGTGGCGTTGCCATCTACACCAGACGTGAGCCCTTGAAAGTAAGGTATGGATTAGATGACGATTCCTTTGATGTAGAAGGGCGTTGTATAGAAATGGAGTTTGAAGATTTTGTGTTATACACTGCATATTTTCCAAATGGTGGTCGTGGCCCGGAACGGGTTAAGTATAAATTGGATTTTTATGATTCGCTTTTTCAAAGAGCAGAAAACATGAGAAAGAAGAATAAAAATATTGTTATTTGCGGAGACTATAACACAGCACACAAGGAAATAGATTTGGCACGACCAAAAGAAAATTCAAAGACAACAGGTTTTTTGCCTATTGAGCGCGAATGGATTGATAAAATTATTGATATGAAGTATGTAGATATTTTCAGAGAGTTCAATAAGGAAACCGGTCAATACACTTATTGGGATCAGATTACACGCGCCCGCGATCGTAATGTTGGCTGGCGTATAGACTACTATATGATTTCTGAAGAACTGCGTAAATACGTCAAGAGTGCTCCCATACACATGAATGTAATGGGTAGTGATCATTGTCCTATTGAACTGAATTTGTCATTCTAG
- a CDS encoding DnaJ domain-containing protein produces MQKDPYIILGVSYSATAEEIKRAYRKKAFELHPDRNSDNHAEELFRELNEAYALLTDSDKRRSFDKQYQNYSRSNAAQFDHYFEMQVSSNKVKVCEEFELIFTYTGEGRFMQKPDLRDFYITGKPFVSFRDVYRLEKTARETTIRYVLTAKRAGNFTINRAAIKLFGKTFFTSTQFVQVLPQQCFFSPNKLADGKPLQVSLWYNAEKGGANRKYLVNTKHIIYVPRSYYAQVYHTIGRVLKLFFALWGLILAIKIDRNVIIGFIIGSAYGAIMTYLLYYFVKVKPVFMSERKYSLVNAYLQNGYQPYPPHARNLISRTLMFVNKLFL; encoded by the coding sequence ATGCAGAAAGATCCATATATCATTTTAGGTGTATCCTATTCAGCAACAGCAGAGGAAATCAAGCGGGCATATCGTAAAAAAGCATTCGAGCTTCACCCTGACCGCAACAGTGACAATCATGCTGAGGAGCTTTTCAGAGAATTAAATGAGGCTTATGCCTTACTGACAGACTCTGATAAAAGAAGGAGTTTTGATAAACAATATCAAAATTATTCGCGCAGCAATGCCGCTCAGTTTGATCACTATTTCGAAATGCAAGTCAGCAGTAATAAAGTTAAAGTTTGCGAAGAGTTTGAGTTGATTTTTACCTATACCGGTGAAGGAAGATTTATGCAAAAGCCAGATTTGCGTGATTTTTATATTACAGGCAAACCATTTGTATCATTTCGAGATGTGTATCGTTTGGAAAAAACTGCACGCGAAACAACTATTCGATATGTACTTACAGCAAAACGAGCGGGTAATTTTACAATAAATCGTGCAGCCATTAAATTATTTGGTAAAACTTTTTTTACATCCACACAATTTGTTCAGGTGTTGCCGCAACAGTGTTTTTTTTCTCCTAATAAACTTGCTGATGGAAAACCTTTACAGGTTTCACTATGGTACAATGCCGAGAAAGGAGGTGCAAACAGAAAATATTTAGTCAATACAAAACACATCATTTATGTTCCCAGAAGTTATTATGCACAGGTATATCATACCATTGGCAGAGTACTTAAATTGTTTTTTGCTCTCTGGGGATTGATACTTGCCATAAAAATTGACAGAAATGTAATTATTGGGTTTATTATAGGTTCTGCTTATGGAGCAATTATGACCTATCTGCTTTACTACTTCGTAAAGGTGAAACCCGTTTTTATGTCTGAAAGAAAATATTCATTGGTAAACGCATATCTGCAAAATGGATACCAGCCATATCCACCTCATGCACGAAACCTGATAAGCCGTACATTAATGTTTGTCAACAAATTGTTTTTATAA